The stretch of DNA AGAACAAGGAAGCTCTTATTTCTTACATATCTAACTATAAaagcaaaatcatccaatttattaaatggattttcaacttttttGGTTAATAACTATCgttataacaaattaaatatgttcTGTTAGGCGTTAAGAAGATGACCCGCTAACCGCGCGACTTTGTCGCGAACTTTAGGGTCCCGATGTGGCTCGAAAATAATTGAGCATCCACATAACAGAACACCCAAACCTTacgaacattatttaatttatattgtttatgttgttttttcaGAAAGCTGAAAAACTATGGAAAGAgacaatatgtatgtacataataatatatgtacgaGGCAACAGGAACCTCATATCTTTCATCGATCCTAAACTAAGTTTATGAGAATAGTATAAAGCTGACTTAATACTAAGTACCGTATAAtagggtttctttgaccctaagGGGTAACTTCGACCCATTTTttgaccaatgaaaaactaatattatagcagatattagttatattatataatatagtgTATATTAGTCTTTCATTGGTCTGTTGTTTGTTCTGGATTTCTATCAGTTAAAGAATTTCAAAGTTACCCCTTAGAGTCAAAGGCAACCGATCTTACCATTACTACAATCCTTAATCCTTAATATCTATTACTCTCTACATATGAGAGTTTGTGACTATCcaaagagaataaaaaatacagaattAAGTTAAGTtaaacctccggtaacctcactcacacaatgcaaacATTGTTTCACATCAATTCTCtctgaggctgtggtatcactcccgtcgGGCCAGCCCAGCCAACCCATTCAtgctgaaacatggctctcccatgcttaaaattttacaaattatgtaaattattgtcaGACAGAACTACAGGCAGAAGGATACAATTGTAAACCATTTTTAACTCTTTaatccaaataaaaaagaaaaacatttcatagccaaaatttttaatcttaaatCCTATGTTATAAActaataacacattttattgtATGGTTACCTAACTAATATGATCTCTTATTTAATAACAcataccgccatactcagagtcatttaatggttacttaacccagtccttagcaatcttttctatacaaaatcattactaaggaatagtttcagtaatcattcaatgtctctgagtgccgCAGTTAGACTTTTTAGCCTTGAGTATcttaacataattatcttaTACTTTAAAACATCAAGCATGATAAAGCATGAGTTTGCTACTCAGTCCACACAAACACCAAAAATACCATATGCAACTTGGCACAAACATAGATACACTAAAGTTCATAAAATCGTTGTTCTACAACCGTACACCCTCTCACAATGCTATATACCGAATTGGTAAATCCAAGCTCATATTCCTATAGAATAATCCGTTCATTCCTGTCCTTGGGGAGTAATATCTTCGCAGCACCTCCCTGACTTCCGCTACAGTTATAGCTGGAACTCCTTCGTACCCAGATTTGATATATACAGCATTACTCAAGCTGACCGGATTACAGAAGTAGCCACCTTCGAATTTGCTAAAAGGATCTCCGCTTCTCTTCTTCGCATCTTGGCGGACTAGGAAGACTCCGTCTACAATCTCTGCAACTGTTTCGTAAGCCACAAAGCCTAAAACTTCTAAAGCTGATTGTGTCAGCTTGAATTCTTTTACTGGATTCAACCAGCGCTCCAGTTTAACAAAACCTCTTCCGATTCCGTAACCAGAACGGAAAGACAAGCATCTAGCTTTATGGTAGGCCTCATACTTCTCGAAAGTCATAGACTCTGTGATTTTAGCAGCACGAACTTTTCGTATGTAATCTATGGAATCAAATTTAATCTGGCTTACTTCGTCAGCCTCATCAAATTCTCTGATGTAGTCTATGTGTGTCCTGCGTTTCTTCACAGTTGGGTCTTTTTCGTCATCCAGCAAGCCTGTGATTAGGGACTCAGCTTGGGTAGTGATGTTCAGGATACATTTTTTGTCAATTTGGTCCAATTTTAACTGATAGTCATGCAGGCGTTTTAGTTTTTTGATATTCTTTCTCATTAGGTAGATAATATCGTAGTTAGTAATTGCCTTACCGCAGCGCAGGTTGCAGTGCTGATGGGCTTCTTGAATCATAAACTTGAGTTGCTGTTGAACAATGCTTTCAACTAAGACAACGGTGGCTGCGTTAGGATTCGGATTGTCGCCAAACCCATGCATCATACCCGATATTTCCTTCTGGAAATTCGTGGAATCCGTCCCGTCCATCGTAAAGTAGTTCGTCATGATGATTGAAACTCTTTgttcttacaaaattaacacaaaaaacCACACTCTAATATTTTCCCAGCAATGGAGAGTGTTTACTATACCAACTGTCACTTTGACAACTGACATTGATAATTTGAAGCTTGAGCTTTTCGTATAGCTTTTAAACGTTTTAGTTTTAACATATATTTGTTCActcaaaaatattgaatacacCAGTGTGTTAATTTCCAAAGTAAATTTATGATGTTTAacgaaaattatgtttataagttGGCGAAATATCCTTTGAAATCCTTTCCTACAGtcagtttttataaataactaaacgtCAGCCAATCAGCTGCTTGTTATCAACATTATCACGTCACTGTCAAATGAAAGGTATTAAAACGTCAGTGAAACGATAGATTGACGACGTTATTATTGTAACTTGTCGGAAAATTAAGTCAAAACACTGATCGATCAGTTGTGAACATAACACTTTACGTAATTATCCAAACAAACTCAAGGTCCAATAAATTCGTGTAAAATAACATAACCTTAAAGTTATGAGTgtaagaagttttatttttaatacaacatTGAGACAAACCTCTTTGCTGAGGCAAATACGACTTTCATCATGTTGGTCTTGTGGCAAAGATGTTAAAAACGTACAGCCTAGTCTATTTTGTGGAAGTTGCAACGCATTACAACAGCCCCCCAAAgatgaaaactattttaaaatcatgGGGGTTAAGGAATCCTATGACTTAGACGAATCAGAATTAGCAAAGAAATACAAGGAATTACAGAAGTATTTACATCCTGACAAATATGCTAACAGGTAATggtttatttatcaatattctCAACGCAACactatacatttttatctttctatgcaacattaattttatctgGATTTTAAAGTAATCTTATTTTTTGCTATTAGAATAACTTATAAGAGAATTTAATTGAATtggaaaatcattattttttttattaaacataagTGGTGAAGAACACTTaatttttgtacatatttatcaAAAGAGAACTTTGCCCAACGGAGGATACTtagttacttttaatttttttcataaattgttatttttacttttttcgtGTACATCATAACCTAGCCTTCAAAGCATGAAATAAGAtcttaaacttatttaattataaatatctaattcatGTTTCAGAAAAAAGGAAGAGCAAGAAATATCAGAGAAGTATTCATCATTAGTTAACGAAGCATACAAGACATTACTGGAGCCATTAAACAGAGGTGTGTAaaccaaggctcggataccggttaaattttcaaaccgttattatgtacttgtacgcaaaacctttacattgggtttcgacggaaaccggtttttttaaaccggtatttggaacagtattttcataaaggttttttcggattaaccggtttagagcaataaaaaccggttaatacgacgcacatcaaagaaacgccgcgcgctgttcagcttatttcaataataatatttcaacgcgtgtaccgacatgcccctcgtcgaataaaccagttaatttaggttaaaataaagttctttaatgttcacgttcttaagaaaagttcgtaggaaaaccgatataaaccggtattaaccagtattttttaaaccggttccgagccttggtgTAAACATAGTTAGCCattctaattattatgataagaAAATAACAGACAAACCGTATTTAATGTGTATTCCAAACATAAATGAAGTTTAGgctttaattgaatttatatttggCTAATTATGtcacttatttaatatttctctaGGATTCATATAAGTTTTCATCAATTCTCATAGCATTTAATTGAAAGGGGTAGGGTAAAATCTAGGCTATAATTTAAAGACCAGACCAGGGATCCAACTGATCAAGGtccaaaagaaatattaaagtttttaataatatgaaaaaaaaacatcttaattataCTTCTGACATAATCCtccatttacatttttataaagtctattaaaatatagtgttaaatgaaaacattcaaataatcaattgttataactattaaaaatgtttgtttccaGGAATTTACATGTTACGCTTACAAGGCAAGGAGATACCAGAACAGACAGAAGTAGACCAAGCATTCCTAATGGAAATAATGGAAAAGAATGAAGAAGTGGAAAATGCGGAAACGGAAAAAGAAATAATGGAATTAAATGCAGAAAACAAAgccaaaataaatagtttacaGAAAGAGGTCTCTGCTGCATTTTTCCAAGGAGACATGCAGAAAGTTATCAAGTTACTAGGTCTTATGAAGTATTATACTAGCATAGACACTCAAATACAACTGTCGATACGTAATAAAGGAATTATACGGT from Spodoptera frugiperda isolate SF20-4 chromosome 11, AGI-APGP_CSIRO_Sfru_2.0, whole genome shotgun sequence encodes:
- the LOC118274932 gene encoding transcription initiation protein SPT3 homolog encodes the protein MTNYFTMDGTDSTNFQKEISGMMHGFGDNPNPNAATVVLVESIVQQQLKFMIQEAHQHCNLRCGKAITNYDIIYLMRKNIKKLKRLHDYQLKLDQIDKKCILNITTQAESLITGLLDDEKDPTVKKRRTHIDYIREFDEADEVSQIKFDSIDYIRKVRAAKITESMTFEKYEAYHKARCLSFRSGYGIGRGFVKLERWLNPVKEFKLTQSALEVLGFVAYETVAEIVDGVFLVRQDAKKRSGDPFSKFEGGYFCNPVSLSNAVYIKSGYEGVPAITVAEVREVLRRYYSPRTGMNGLFYRNMSLDLPIRYIAL
- the LOC118274933 gene encoding iron-sulfur cluster co-chaperone protein HscB, yielding MSVRSFIFNTTLRQTSLLRQIRLSSCWSCGKDVKNVQPSLFCGSCNALQQPPKDENYFKIMGVKESYDLDESELAKKYKELQKYLHPDKYANRKKEEQEISEKYSSLVNEAYKTLLEPLNRGIYMLRLQGKEIPEQTEVDQAFLMEIMEKNEEVENAETEKEIMELNAENKAKINSLQKEVSAAFFQGDMQKVIKLLGLMKYYTSIDTQIQLSIRNKGIIR